From a single Lactococcus allomyrinae genomic region:
- a CDS encoding DUF1398 family protein, which produces MNAVELVQQAMQKAEAIRPKVGGFPYLAECLRQAGVLKNVWTLPCAQSSFWTVKGAIAVTDVPLITGAYEVPPFDETALIKALRIDQAGETTLGEFLRAAWEAGVTYYVVDFTQRTVTYHGAFGESYTEAYPEVNIE; this is translated from the coding sequence ATGAATGCAGTAGAATTGGTACAACAAGCGATGCAGAAAGCAGAAGCGATTCGTCCTAAAGTAGGTGGTTTTCCCTATTTAGCGGAGTGTTTGAGGCAAGCAGGTGTACTAAAAAATGTTTGGACTTTGCCTTGCGCGCAGAGTAGTTTTTGGACAGTAAAGGGTGCGATTGCGGTAACAGATGTGCCTTTGATTACAGGGGCTTACGAAGTTCCTCCTTTTGATGAAACGGCATTGATTAAAGCTTTGAGAATTGACCAAGCAGGGGAGACAACGCTTGGGGAATTTTTGCGAGCAGCATGGGAAGCAGGAGTGACTTATTACGTTGTTGATTTTACACAACGTACAGTAACCTACCACGGTGCTTTTGGTGAGAGCTATACTGAAGCTTATCCAGAAGTAAACATTGAATAA
- a CDS encoding NAD(P)H-hydrate dehydratase, translating into MIELTEKSLRNVIVKRPRNSHKGSFGRVVIVGGNAEYGGAAILATTAAVYAGSGLVTVACHLSNHTALHARLPEAMVVDFDDLPTLTEALSTADVVVIGCGLGLERLDLLTEVLSALTGTQKLVIDGSAITLFSENNLKLRFPQNTIFTPHEMELQRLSGLKIGCQYADRVQKFVNQLGATVVAKSSETKIFSPSQEIYFLTIGTPAQATGGMGDTLAGMISGFLAQFHGEVRETVAAATYLHSFIAQDLAASQYVVLPSQIIEQLPKMMKRFEC; encoded by the coding sequence ATGATTGAACTGACAGAAAAAAGCTTGAGAAATGTGATTGTCAAAAGACCACGAAATTCGCATAAAGGTAGTTTTGGGCGCGTGGTGATTGTCGGTGGAAATGCTGAGTATGGTGGTGCTGCGATATTAGCAACGACAGCAGCTGTCTATGCAGGTAGCGGTTTGGTTACAGTAGCTTGCCACTTGTCCAATCATACGGCGTTGCACGCACGACTTCCGGAGGCGATGGTCGTTGATTTTGATGATTTACCAACGCTGACAGAGGCTCTGAGTACTGCTGATGTGGTTGTCATTGGCTGTGGATTGGGCTTGGAACGTCTGGATTTACTGACAGAAGTTTTGTCAGCACTGACAGGCACTCAAAAGCTAGTCATTGACGGGTCAGCAATCACACTTTTTTCTGAAAATAATCTAAAACTTAGATTTCCCCAGAATACAATTTTTACACCGCATGAGATGGAGTTACAACGGCTATCAGGACTAAAAATTGGCTGTCAGTATGCTGACAGAGTGCAAAAGTTTGTTAATCAGCTCGGGGCAACGGTGGTCGCAAAATCATCAGAAACAAAAATTTTCTCGCCAAGTCAAGAAATATATTTTCTGACCATTGGAACGCCAGCTCAAGCGACAGGAGGAATGGGCGATACTTTAGCGGGAATGATTAGTGGTTTTTTGGCGCAATTTCATGGAGAAGTCCGTGAAACTGTAGCAGCAGCAACTTATTTGCACAGCTTCATTGCCCAGGACTTAGCGGCTTCACAATATGTCGTACTACCAAGTCAAATTATTGAGCAATTGCCTAAAATGATGAAACGTTTTGAGTGCTGA
- a CDS encoding NAD(P)/FAD-dependent oxidoreductase, producing the protein MKKFDVIVVGAGPSGMMAAISAAQKGCKVALIDKNKKVGKKLLMTGGGRCNVTNSRSVEEILSNVPGNGRFLYSAFSQFSNQNIIEFFENTGVKLKEEDHGRMFPTTDKSKTIVDALFNKILSLHISYFPNQTVTQLLLDNAAVTGVSTISDDFFAPNIILSTGGRAYPSTGSTGDGYRLAKSARHSISHLYATESALISNETFILDKALQGISLREVSLSVLNAKGKTVVSHQHDLLFTHFGLSGPAALRCSSFINQLLAKEEPFVTVKLDQFPNKSTSQLKHELSLLTTSDKSIKNALSALTQERMLIFILQKAEISSELPVRILTEKQIEKLVDLFKNLSIKIAQTFPIEKSFVTGGGVRLKEINPKTMESKLTAGLFLTGELLDINGYTGGYNITCAFVTGWVAGFHSAENID; encoded by the coding sequence ATGAAAAAATTTGATGTAATCGTTGTTGGCGCTGGCCCATCAGGTATGATGGCAGCAATCTCTGCAGCACAAAAAGGTTGTAAAGTTGCGCTCATTGACAAAAATAAAAAAGTCGGAAAAAAACTGCTGATGACGGGCGGTGGACGTTGTAATGTCACTAACTCACGCTCAGTTGAAGAAATTTTGTCCAATGTTCCAGGGAACGGGCGTTTTCTCTATTCCGCCTTTTCTCAATTTTCTAATCAAAACATCATTGAATTCTTCGAAAATACTGGCGTAAAATTAAAAGAAGAAGACCATGGGCGAATGTTCCCTACAACCGACAAATCAAAAACCATTGTAGATGCCCTGTTTAACAAAATTCTTAGTTTGCATATCAGTTATTTCCCCAACCAAACGGTGACCCAGCTTTTGCTCGACAATGCTGCTGTTACTGGTGTTTCTACTATCTCTGATGATTTTTTTGCACCAAATATTATCTTATCAACAGGTGGGCGGGCTTATCCTTCCACGGGTTCAACTGGAGATGGCTATCGTTTAGCCAAATCTGCTAGACATAGCATTTCTCATCTTTATGCCACAGAATCTGCATTAATTTCTAATGAAACATTTATTTTAGATAAGGCACTTCAAGGGATTTCTTTACGAGAAGTTTCACTTTCAGTCCTCAACGCCAAAGGAAAGACTGTTGTAAGCCATCAACATGACTTGCTTTTCACTCATTTTGGTTTAAGTGGTCCCGCAGCTTTACGTTGTTCAAGCTTTATTAATCAACTTTTAGCTAAAGAGGAGCCTTTTGTTACTGTAAAATTGGATCAATTTCCAAATAAAAGTACCAGCCAGCTAAAGCACGAGCTATCGCTACTTACAACATCTGATAAATCTATAAAAAATGCGTTATCAGCATTGACACAAGAACGTATGCTAATTTTCATTCTCCAAAAAGCCGAAATATCCTCCGAACTACCTGTCAGAATACTGACAGAAAAGCAAATCGAAAAACTTGTTGACCTTTTCAAAAATTTATCGATTAAGATTGCTCAAACTTTTCCCATCGAAAAATCCTTTGTCACTGGTGGTGGTGTTCGTCTTAAAGAAATCAATCCGAAAACGATGGAAAGTAAACTCACAGCAGGCTTATTCCTAACAGGAGAACTCCTTGATATCAATGGTTATACTGGTGGCTATAACATCACCTGCGCCTTCGTCACTGGCTGGGTTGCGGGCTTTCATAGTGCAGAAAATATAGATTAG
- a CDS encoding helix-turn-helix domain-containing protein, producing MTLFERIKLLAEQKRISLRTVAIELGLGENYLYSLKNKKPNADNLEKIADYFNTTTDYLLGRESVTDEDLETKIDHAVMFGGKPLDDSDRKMFKELLHTYLNNKPQK from the coding sequence ATGACCCTATTTGAAAGAATAAAACTCCTAGCAGAGCAAAAAAGAATCAGTTTACGTACAGTTGCGATTGAGCTTGGTTTAGGAGAAAACTATCTCTATTCATTAAAAAACAAAAAGCCAAATGCAGATAATCTTGAAAAGATTGCAGATTACTTTAATACAACGACAGATTATCTTTTAGGAAGAGAGTCAGTCACTGATGAGGATTTAGAAACAAAAATTGATCATGCAGTTATGTTTGGTGGCAAGCCCCTTGATGATAGTGACAGAAAGATGTTTAAAGAACTTTTACACACCTATCTTAATAATAAACCTCAGAAATAA
- a CDS encoding fructose-1,6-bisphosphatase: MDEKYYKLLKQQFSSKEAVLTEIINLNAICELPKATEHFVSDLHGEYDAFNHVLRNGSGSIKEKLRESFPTFTSKQISELATLIYYPQEKLDCEQAKHSKASFAEYCQQNLLYLLKTAKFVGRKYTRSKVRKALPEKFRYILEELVSEVDSTTDKQEYFDSIVQKLQDLGELPNLIVALADTIRRLTVDHLHVVGDIYDRGPYPDKIIDRLMKMPSVDVQWGNHDIVWMAAFAGSPLAMMNVIRICARYGNLDILEERYGISLRSLLEYADYYYQPSEAFHPRLTDGVRLSHEENDLLNKLQQATAILQFKLESQLIARRPDFNLDHRNVLHFINFEQKSIQINGKKYNLIDFQAPTINLENPSVLTEEEKSILNHLLKNFQSSDKLKRHVDFLQEKGSMYLRYNGNLLIHGCLPLHENGDFKSFRVEQQSYSGQSLLDFFDKHVRNCLAHPEESEDLSTDLMWYLWIGECSSLFGKVAMTTFERYYIADKTTHIEKKNPYYQLRENPEIISRILENFDLHQEGHLINGHTPIKEKNGENPIKAGGKLIVIDGGFSKPYQKETGIAGYTLLYNSYGIQLVAHQPFSTIKAAVEQGSDIMSVKRLVEQVAKRKRVKDTNIGQQLLKNIEDLEYLFEHYEKY; encoded by the coding sequence ATGGATGAAAAATATTATAAACTATTGAAACAACAATTTTCCTCAAAAGAAGCGGTGCTGACAGAAATCATTAATTTGAATGCAATTTGCGAATTACCAAAAGCAACAGAGCATTTTGTTAGTGATTTACATGGCGAATACGATGCATTTAATCATGTTTTGCGTAATGGTTCAGGAAGTATCAAGGAAAAATTAAGAGAAAGTTTCCCAACATTCACTTCCAAACAAATCTCTGAACTTGCAACCCTGATTTATTATCCACAAGAAAAACTTGACTGTGAACAAGCAAAGCATTCAAAGGCATCCTTTGCAGAATATTGTCAGCAAAATCTTCTCTACTTACTAAAAACAGCAAAATTTGTAGGAAGGAAATATACGCGTTCTAAAGTTCGTAAAGCATTACCAGAAAAATTTCGGTATATTTTAGAAGAACTTGTGAGCGAAGTCGACTCAACGACAGATAAACAAGAATATTTTGATTCTATTGTTCAAAAGCTACAGGATTTAGGTGAGTTGCCAAACTTGATTGTTGCTTTAGCAGATACAATTCGCAGATTAACAGTTGACCATCTTCACGTCGTAGGAGATATTTATGACAGAGGCCCTTACCCTGATAAAATCATTGACAGACTGATGAAAATGCCATCAGTAGATGTTCAATGGGGAAATCATGATATTGTCTGGATGGCAGCTTTTGCAGGCTCTCCTCTTGCGATGATGAATGTGATTCGGATTTGCGCGCGCTATGGCAATCTGGACATTCTTGAAGAGCGCTATGGCATAAGTTTGAGAAGTTTGCTAGAGTATGCTGATTATTATTACCAACCAAGTGAGGCCTTCCATCCACGACTCACAGACGGTGTGCGACTCTCTCATGAAGAAAATGATTTACTTAATAAACTACAACAAGCCACAGCAATCTTACAGTTCAAACTCGAAAGTCAACTGATTGCCCGCAGACCTGACTTCAATCTTGACCATCGTAATGTGCTTCATTTCATCAATTTTGAACAAAAAAGTATTCAAATAAATGGTAAAAAATACAATTTGATAGATTTTCAAGCCCCGACAATCAACCTAGAAAATCCGTCAGTACTGACAGAAGAAGAAAAATCAATTTTAAATCACTTGTTGAAAAATTTTCAATCCTCAGACAAGCTCAAACGTCATGTTGATTTTCTTCAAGAAAAAGGTTCAATGTACCTACGTTATAATGGCAACTTACTCATTCATGGCTGTTTGCCTCTCCATGAAAATGGGGATTTTAAATCTTTTCGAGTTGAACAACAATCCTACTCAGGACAATCTTTGTTGGATTTCTTTGATAAACACGTAAGAAATTGTCTTGCCCACCCAGAAGAATCAGAAGACTTATCCACAGACTTGATGTGGTATTTATGGATAGGAGAATGCTCATCTCTTTTTGGAAAAGTAGCAATGACAACCTTTGAACGCTATTATATCGCAGATAAAACAACACACATTGAGAAGAAAAATCCCTATTATCAACTTCGTGAAAATCCAGAGATTATCTCAAGAATCTTAGAAAATTTTGACCTCCATCAAGAAGGACACCTTATCAATGGGCATACTCCGATTAAAGAAAAAAATGGTGAGAATCCGATTAAAGCAGGAGGAAAACTAATTGTCATTGATGGTGGATTTTCAAAACCCTATCAAAAAGAAACAGGAATTGCTGGCTACACTTTGCTTTATAACAGTTATGGTATCCAGCTTGTCGCCCATCAACCCTTTTCAACAATAAAGGCCGCTGTAGAGCAAGGGAGTGACATCATGAGCGTAAAGCGATTAGTTGAACAAGTTGCCAAACGAAAAAGAGTAAAAGACACCAATATCGGTCAACAGCTCTTGAAAAATATTGAAGATTTAGAATATCTATTTGAACACTATGAAAAATATTAA
- a CDS encoding tail assembly chaperone, producing the protein MELEINNKMYEFNFGMAFLRDINKKIEAPIEAGSAIKQQIGLKYYLSLLLDGDLTALVDVLEVANRACSPRLSVKDLDKFIDNEADTEQLFEQVLGGLGTANATKKVMNQVQQVVAKAQNKSTN; encoded by the coding sequence ATGGAACTCGAAATCAATAATAAAATGTATGAATTTAATTTTGGTATGGCATTTTTACGTGATATCAACAAAAAAATCGAAGCACCAATTGAAGCAGGTTCTGCTATCAAGCAGCAAATCGGTCTGAAATATTATCTTAGCTTACTCCTTGATGGTGACTTGACAGCATTAGTAGATGTCTTAGAGGTTGCCAATCGTGCTTGTAGTCCAAGATTATCAGTAAAGGATTTAGACAAATTTATTGATAATGAAGCAGATACAGAGCAACTTTTTGAACAGGTATTAGGGGGTTTAGGGACAGCGAATGCTACCAAGAAGGTAATGAATCAAGTACAGCAAGTGGTAGCCAAGGCTCAAAACAAATCGACAAACTAG
- a CDS encoding phage major tail protein, TP901-1 family, whose product MADTTTPVQIEGKRVVYLYRLYSDRLTVGASALAFQTENEHTISADSDITATKDGNLVKTKPVSEEITATSLLATHSPLIQKFKDAVRSGETVEIWEINLDEPTADGEKYEAEYFQAIMTEFTLKTNAEDIAEVDTKFAVNGAGKSGEATLSAENQAIVDYIFQDTTVTNPA is encoded by the coding sequence ATGGCAGATACAACAACACCGGTACAAATTGAGGGAAAGCGCGTCGTTTATCTTTATCGTCTTTATTCAGATCGGTTGACAGTAGGCGCTTCTGCATTAGCTTTTCAAACAGAAAATGAACACACTATCTCAGCCGATAGTGACATTACTGCTACGAAAGATGGAAATCTTGTTAAAACAAAACCAGTTTCAGAAGAAATTACAGCCACTTCTCTTCTTGCGACTCACAGTCCCTTGATTCAAAAATTTAAAGATGCTGTCCGTTCAGGAGAAACTGTTGAAATTTGGGAGATTAATCTTGATGAACCAACAGCAGACGGTGAAAAATATGAAGCAGAGTATTTCCAAGCAATCATGACAGAATTCACGCTCAAGACAAATGCTGAAGATATTGCTGAAGTTGATACAAAATTTGCAGTCAATGGTGCTGGAAAATCAGGGGAGGCAACCCTATCAGCTGAAAACCAAGCTATTGTAGACTATATCTTCCAAGATACCACAGTAACAAATCCAGCTTAA
- a CDS encoding ABC transporter ATP-binding protein, giving the protein MMRGNYMNRGGGGAERFKKVRRAENFWPTIVRLFKYMRRDMWGVIFSMVIAAVSVILSVQAPKILGNATTVIFNGVTTSLKLDQSIHIDMAKVESILLYVAVIYVISFISGVLQQSIMTRISQRTVYALRREFKEKMRKLPVSYYDTHNNGDIMSRMINDMDNISGTLNQTLIQLVTSVLQFVGTIYFMLTISWQLALVAFITVPLAMITVRIVAPMSQKYFAEQQKNLGLLNDQIEENYAGHTVVKTFNHEEETLARFAKQNDDFYQTAWRAQFVSTLIYPTMRFINNLDYLAMAVIGGVKVVSGTVNLGDVQAMLQYTNQFSQPITNISNMLNTIQATVASAERIFEVLDEEELTENVDSLVISTDASNVDTRYTAESISRSRSTLTESKNADSFISFDKVAFSYNENQPLMTNVNIEVKNGEMVAIVGPTGAGKTTMINLLERFYDTTSGEILLEGRNIREMKRENLRNRMAMVLQETWLFNGTIMDNLRYGRLDATDKEVIAASKMAYADEFITTLPQGYQTVLNEEATNISQGQRQLLTIARAFLANPEILILDEATSSVDTRTERLIQNAMNRLLKGRTSFVVAHRLSTIRDSDQILVMNHGNIVEKGNHEQLLNRGGMYADLYNSQFAQ; this is encoded by the coding sequence ATGATGCGTGGAAATTATATGAATCGTGGTGGAGGTGGAGCAGAGCGGTTCAAAAAAGTAAGACGAGCTGAAAATTTCTGGCCGACAATCGTTCGTTTATTCAAATATATGCGTCGTGATATGTGGGGCGTGATTTTCTCTATGGTGATTGCTGCCGTCTCGGTGATTTTGTCTGTTCAGGCGCCAAAAATTCTTGGGAATGCGACAACCGTCATCTTTAACGGAGTGACAACGAGTTTAAAGCTCGATCAATCTATCCATATTGATATGGCAAAGGTTGAGTCTATCTTGCTTTATGTTGCTGTGATTTATGTGATTAGTTTTATTTCGGGTGTTTTGCAACAGAGCATTATGACAAGGATTTCTCAACGGACGGTTTATGCGCTCAGACGTGAGTTTAAGGAAAAAATGAGAAAATTGCCAGTGAGTTATTATGATACGCATAATAATGGTGATATCATGAGTCGGATGATTAATGATATGGACAATATCTCAGGAACTTTAAATCAGACACTGATTCAGCTTGTGACTTCAGTTTTACAATTTGTCGGAACGATTTATTTTATGTTGACCATTTCTTGGCAGTTGGCTTTGGTTGCTTTCATCACGGTTCCACTGGCAATGATTACTGTAAGAATCGTCGCTCCAATGTCACAAAAATATTTTGCTGAACAACAAAAAAATCTTGGACTTTTGAATGACCAAATCGAAGAAAATTATGCTGGACATACCGTCGTCAAAACTTTTAATCATGAAGAAGAAACTTTGGCGCGTTTTGCTAAACAAAATGATGATTTTTATCAAACGGCTTGGCGCGCACAATTTGTTTCGACTTTGATTTATCCAACGATGAGGTTTATTAATAACTTGGATTATTTGGCGATGGCTGTCATTGGTGGGGTTAAGGTGGTTTCAGGTACGGTAAATTTGGGAGATGTCCAAGCCATGCTTCAATATACCAATCAATTTTCACAACCTATCACAAATATTTCAAATATGCTTAATACAATTCAGGCAACAGTAGCTTCTGCCGAGCGTATTTTTGAAGTCTTGGACGAAGAAGAACTGACAGAAAACGTAGATTCTCTTGTCATCTCCACTGACGCTTCGAATGTCGATACTCGCTATACCGCTGAATCGATAAGTCGTAGTCGCAGTACGCTGACAGAGTCAAAAAATGCTGACAGTTTTATCAGTTTTGACAAAGTAGCATTTTCTTATAATGAAAATCAACCTTTGATGACTAATGTCAATATTGAAGTAAAAAATGGTGAAATGGTGGCTATCGTTGGACCTACGGGTGCGGGTAAAACCACAATGATTAATTTACTTGAGCGTTTTTACGATACGACATCTGGAGAAATTTTACTTGAAGGCAGAAATATCCGTGAGATGAAGCGAGAAAATCTAAGAAATCGAATGGCAATGGTACTTCAGGAAACTTGGTTATTCAATGGGACAATCATGGATAATCTGCGTTATGGTAGGCTTGATGCGACTGATAAAGAAGTGATTGCTGCTTCCAAGATGGCTTATGCAGATGAATTTATTACTACTCTTCCTCAAGGTTATCAGACCGTTTTAAACGAAGAAGCGACAAATATTTCGCAAGGTCAACGGCAGCTCTTGACGATTGCACGTGCATTTCTGGCTAATCCTGAAATATTGATTCTTGATGAGGCGACGAGTTCAGTTGATACGCGGACAGAACGTTTGATTCAAAACGCCATGAATCGCCTGCTCAAAGGGCGTACAAGCTTTGTTGTTGCTCACCGTTTATCGACCATTCGAGATAGCGACCAGATCTTAGTCATGAATCATGGAAATATCGTAGAAAAGGGCAATCACGAGCAACTTCTTAACCGCGGAGGCATGTATGCTGACTTATATAACTCACAATTTGCTCAATAA
- a CDS encoding NlpC/P60 family protein, with amino-acid sequence MSQRKIFLFFMLIVLLIIPFQTFAGTITTDSISNNSADTVTSVTNIGTNATPDSTNHSSSLASTQNAPTEESSSATDSGATTPSLAGSSSSDESTTTPQSQDETSLVVQDVSCNAGSSFLPEQVFVSATDASGNTLSADQVQYSENVDTSNPGTYTLTVTNGNLSKTATITVTALAPNINYQAQIQSIGWQSPVSNGTLAGTTGRSLRAEALKATLSTTNTGLQGGISYNVYVQNSGWQNEVSNGQQSGTTGKSLRMEAIKMHLTGPIAEQYDVYYRVHVQNIGWMAWAKNGAVSGSTGMSLRIEAIEIVLVKNTAPAPSNLKAVNFPYLYQPSVNYQAHIQNIGWQNSVTNGTISGTVGKALRMEGIRVSLSNVPQGLSGSIQYKAHVQRIGWQSMVSNGATAGTTGKALRIEAISISLTGDISKYFDVYYQTQVQSFGWLDWTHNGENAGTSAISARMESIKIQLVRKGSTAPGKTTKAYLTNADASTAYFDYMNNYSPKLKGTNRIIESTISHGISLIGKSSYCWGGGRTASSIAGNHFDCSSFTSWMYHLGGKTIDNQAWTNTWSLATKGYSSTWAKIKRGDLIILFRPDDSHVVIYLGDGFFLHDSPSSPTGGVGINRLSDYHPSFKMTWKQVFNYPGTVIRTVS; translated from the coding sequence ATGAGTCAAAGAAAAATATTTTTATTTTTTATGTTAATAGTGCTTTTAATAATTCCATTCCAAACGTTTGCAGGCACTATAACAACAGATTCTATATCAAACAATAGTGCGGATACAGTTACTTCAGTAACAAACATAGGTACAAACGCCACTCCTGACTCAACAAACCATTCTAGTAGTCTAGCATCCACACAAAACGCTCCAACCGAAGAAAGTTCAAGTGCTACAGATAGTGGAGCTACAACACCTTCATTAGCTGGTAGTTCATCATCGGATGAAAGTACAACGACTCCTCAATCACAAGACGAAACAAGCCTAGTAGTCCAAGACGTTAGCTGCAATGCAGGAAGTTCTTTTTTACCTGAGCAAGTATTCGTATCAGCTACAGATGCTTCAGGAAATACTCTTTCAGCTGATCAAGTACAGTATTCAGAAAACGTTGATACTTCTAATCCAGGAACTTATACTTTAACAGTAACCAATGGTAATCTAAGCAAAACAGCTACAATTACAGTGACTGCTCTAGCTCCAAATATCAATTATCAAGCTCAAATACAAAGTATCGGCTGGCAATCTCCCGTATCAAATGGCACTCTTGCCGGAACTACTGGTCGCTCCCTTCGTGCCGAAGCTTTGAAAGCTACACTGAGTACAACTAATACAGGACTTCAAGGAGGAATCTCATACAACGTCTATGTCCAAAACTCCGGTTGGCAAAATGAAGTAAGTAACGGACAGCAATCTGGAACTACTGGGAAAAGTCTACGAATGGAAGCGATAAAAATGCATCTGACTGGACCTATCGCTGAGCAGTATGATGTCTACTATCGTGTTCATGTTCAAAACATTGGCTGGATGGCATGGGCTAAAAACGGTGCCGTCTCTGGTAGTACTGGTATGTCTTTAAGAATTGAGGCTATTGAGATAGTACTTGTGAAAAATACTGCTCCTGCACCTTCCAACTTAAAGGCAGTTAATTTTCCTTATTTATACCAACCTTCGGTAAACTATCAAGCACATATACAGAATATTGGTTGGCAAAATTCTGTAACTAATGGAACTATCTCTGGAACTGTGGGAAAAGCGTTGCGTATGGAAGGAATTAGGGTTTCTCTTTCTAACGTTCCTCAAGGATTATCTGGAAGCATTCAATATAAAGCACACGTACAAAGGATCGGTTGGCAAAGCATGGTTTCAAACGGTGCTACTGCTGGAACAACTGGGAAAGCGTTACGGATTGAGGCTATTTCCATTTCTTTAACTGGGGATATATCCAAATATTTTGATGTTTATTATCAAACACAAGTTCAATCTTTTGGTTGGCTGGACTGGACGCATAATGGTGAAAATGCTGGAACTTCAGCAATTTCTGCACGTATGGAATCTATTAAGATTCAACTCGTTCGAAAAGGAAGCACTGCTCCTGGAAAAACCACAAAAGCATACCTTACCAATGCTGATGCTTCAACTGCCTATTTTGATTATATGAATAATTATTCTCCAAAATTAAAAGGAACAAATCGAATCATTGAATCTACAATTTCACATGGAATTTCTTTGATAGGAAAAAGCTCTTATTGCTGGGGTGGCGGAAGAACCGCATCCTCTATTGCTGGAAATCATTTTGACTGCTCTAGTTTTACTTCCTGGATGTATCATCTTGGAGGAAAAACAATTGATAATCAAGCCTGGACAAACACTTGGTCTCTTGCTACTAAAGGATACTCAAGTACTTGGGCAAAAATCAAACGTGGCGATTTAATTATTCTTTTCCGCCCAGATGATAGTCATGTCGTGATTTATTTAGGTGATGGATTCTTTCTGCATGATTCTCCCTCATCTCCCACTGGTGGGGTTGGTATTAATCGCTTAAGTGATTACCATCCCAGTTTCAAAATGACTTGGAAACAAGTATTTAATTATCCTGGTACCGTAATTCGTACCGTTTCATAA
- a CDS encoding ImmA/IrrE family metallo-endopeptidase gives MEYNALIKELGVEVILFYPTNPESQTDGIYFPDDKIIFVNGMLAEIERENIILHELGHLISGHYRYDCQPDMIHVGEENQADRYMVKSRAEQYLESFDDKPDYVDIHGFLTLFHIKPSLYDMADSVFRQLLNYSN, from the coding sequence ATGGAGTATAACGCACTTATTAAAGAGTTAGGCGTAGAAGTCATCCTCTTTTATCCAACCAACCCCGAAAGCCAAACCGATGGGATATATTTTCCAGATGATAAGATTATTTTTGTCAATGGAATGTTAGCGGAAATTGAACGTGAAAATATTATTTTACATGAGTTGGGACACTTGATAAGCGGGCATTACCGTTATGACTGCCAGCCTGACATGATTCATGTCGGAGAAGAAAATCAGGCTGACCGATATATGGTAAAATCTAGAGCAGAGCAATATCTTGAAAGTTTTGACGACAAACCTGATTATGTTGACATTCATGGTTTTCTCACTCTTTTTCATATCAAACCAAGCCTTTATGATATGGCAGACTCAGTTTTTCGACAACTCCTAAATTATTCTAATTAA